Proteins encoded together in one Planctopirus ephydatiae window:
- a CDS encoding ROK family protein → MIAASHDDGYWLGFDLGGTKMHAGLFDRKLQPVGHRRKKTRGHEGADAGVERICNSIEKLLVELDVSVSQLRGIAVGCPGPLDLDKGIIVESPNLGWKNVPLKDILEKRFGCEATILNDVDAGVYGEHRFGAGSGARTTLGVFPGTGIGAGLVYEGRIYRGRKSSCLELGHIPVVPNGAMCGCGRRGCLETVASRLSMSAEIAKAAYRGQAPHLMRVAGTDLANIRSGTLAEAISDGDTMVEKIVRDGAHHLGVAIAGTVNLLLPDVIVLGGGLVEALPKLFLEEVQNALGSHVMPAYEGAVEVKVAKLGDDAGALGAAAWIRHLVEEKTAKN, encoded by the coding sequence ATGATTGCAGCCTCGCATGATGATGGATACTGGCTGGGGTTTGATTTAGGCGGCACAAAAATGCATGCCGGTCTGTTTGACCGCAAGCTGCAACCTGTGGGCCACCGGAGAAAGAAAACCCGCGGGCATGAAGGTGCCGATGCGGGTGTGGAGCGTATTTGCAACAGTATTGAGAAGCTGCTTGTCGAACTGGATGTCTCAGTTTCGCAATTGCGTGGGATTGCAGTGGGCTGCCCGGGGCCGTTAGATCTCGACAAAGGGATCATTGTCGAGTCTCCGAATCTGGGTTGGAAGAATGTGCCATTGAAGGACATTCTCGAAAAGCGATTCGGTTGCGAAGCCACCATCCTCAATGATGTGGATGCTGGTGTGTATGGTGAGCATCGCTTTGGAGCAGGTTCCGGTGCCCGTACGACTTTAGGAGTTTTTCCTGGGACCGGGATCGGTGCGGGTCTCGTCTATGAGGGGCGAATTTACCGCGGTCGCAAATCGTCTTGCCTGGAATTGGGGCATATTCCAGTGGTGCCCAATGGTGCCATGTGCGGTTGTGGCCGCCGAGGATGCCTGGAAACAGTCGCGAGTCGATTGTCGATGTCGGCCGAGATTGCCAAAGCGGCCTATCGTGGACAGGCCCCACATCTGATGCGGGTGGCGGGAACAGATCTGGCAAACATTCGCAGTGGCACATTGGCCGAGGCCATCAGCGATGGTGACACGATGGTGGAAAAGATTGTTCGCGATGGAGCCCACCATCTCGGCGTAGCGATTGCAGGAACTGTCAACCTGCTGCTTCCCGATGTGATAGTGCTGGGGGGAGGGTTGGTGGAAGCTTTGCCAAAACTTTTCCTGGAAGAAGTTCAAAATGCATTGGGAAGTCATGTGATGCCAGCCTATGAAGGGGCTGTTGAAGTCAAAGTTGCCAAGCTGGGAGATGATGCGGGTGCACTGGGTGCAGCCGCCTGGATTCGTCATCTCGTCGAAGAGAAAACTGCCAAGAATTGA
- the sucD gene encoding succinate--CoA ligase subunit alpha, which yields MSILVDKNTKIICQGITGKAGLFHSQQCRAYAKEHRPGEDVFVGGVTPGKGGTTVDDFPVFNTVAEACAKTGANCSLIFVPPPFAADSILEAADAGIELIVCITEGIPVLDMARVKKALAFYPKSRLIGPNCPGVITPGVAKIGIMPGYIHKPGTVGLISKSGTLTYEATWQLGNLGLGQSTAVGIGGDPIIGTPYIELLEMFQNDPGTEAIMMIGEIGGNAEIKAAEYIKAHVTKPVAAFIAGQTAPPGKRMGHAGAIISGGAGTAEEKMAALEAAGVVVARSPGEMGVALKRAIDNRK from the coding sequence ATGTCGATCCTTGTGGATAAGAATACCAAGATCATTTGCCAGGGGATTACTGGCAAAGCCGGGCTATTTCATAGTCAGCAGTGCCGGGCCTATGCCAAAGAGCATCGTCCTGGTGAAGATGTGTTTGTCGGCGGCGTGACTCCTGGCAAAGGGGGCACGACGGTCGATGATTTTCCGGTCTTTAACACAGTTGCTGAAGCCTGTGCCAAGACGGGAGCCAACTGCTCGCTGATTTTCGTGCCGCCTCCTTTTGCAGCCGATTCGATTCTGGAAGCGGCTGATGCCGGGATCGAACTGATTGTCTGTATTACTGAAGGGATTCCCGTGCTTGATATGGCGCGGGTGAAGAAGGCGTTGGCCTTCTATCCCAAGTCGCGTCTGATTGGGCCGAACTGCCCGGGTGTGATCACTCCCGGTGTGGCGAAGATTGGTATTATGCCCGGCTATATTCATAAACCTGGGACCGTGGGGTTGATCAGCAAGAGCGGTACGCTCACCTATGAAGCCACATGGCAACTGGGGAATCTGGGGTTAGGCCAATCGACAGCTGTCGGTATTGGCGGGGATCCCATCATCGGGACGCCTTATATCGAATTGCTCGAAATGTTCCAGAACGATCCGGGGACAGAAGCGATCATGATGATTGGCGAAATTGGTGGAAATGCCGAAATCAAGGCGGCTGAGTACATCAAGGCCCACGTGACCAAGCCAGTGGCGGCATTCATTGCTGGCCAGACGGCACCTCCTGGCAAGCGCATGGGTCATGCGGGGGCAATTATCTCGGGTGGTGCTGGGACAGCCGAAGAAAAGATGGCGGCTCTGGAAGCTGCGGGTGTGGTTGTGGCACGCAGCCCGGGCGAGATGGGCGTGGCATTGAAGAGAGCGATCGACAATCGCAAGTAG
- the sucC gene encoding ADP-forming succinate--CoA ligase subunit beta produces the protein MKIHEFQAKELLAKAGVAVPRGIVAKTPEEAQAAYGQLGTAVAVVKSQIHAGGRGKGRFKEQPEQPGVVLVKSAEDAAAHASRMLGNTLVTIQTGEEGKKVQTLLVEQGLKIARELYAACVVDREVAGPVIIVSSEGGMDIEEVAAHHPEKILTEAFDPVYGLEGYQARKLAFALGLEGNALKNAEKFFRQLSKFFLDNDCSMAEINPLVVTEEGELLALDAKVTFDDNALFRHQNVLAYRDLAEEEPSEIEAQKWGLSYVKLDGNLGCLVNGAGLAMSTMDLIKLHGGEPANFLDVGGGANVDQVTEAFRIILADKNVKGILVNIFGGIMKCDTIVTALLTAYDKIGIQVPLVVRLEGTNVELARKMLAESGKKITTGLDLTDAAKKAVASIA, from the coding sequence ATGAAGATTCACGAGTTTCAGGCAAAAGAACTTCTGGCCAAAGCCGGAGTGGCTGTACCACGCGGAATTGTCGCCAAGACACCTGAAGAGGCTCAGGCCGCTTACGGTCAACTGGGAACAGCAGTCGCTGTCGTTAAATCACAGATTCATGCCGGTGGTCGAGGGAAGGGTCGGTTCAAAGAGCAGCCCGAGCAGCCTGGGGTGGTGCTGGTGAAGTCGGCTGAGGATGCTGCCGCTCATGCCAGTCGCATGCTGGGCAATACATTGGTGACGATCCAGACGGGCGAAGAGGGTAAGAAAGTCCAGACGCTGCTGGTCGAGCAGGGTCTGAAGATTGCCCGCGAGCTGTATGCGGCCTGTGTGGTGGATCGCGAAGTGGCTGGCCCTGTGATCATTGTCTCTTCGGAAGGCGGCATGGATATCGAAGAGGTGGCGGCCCATCATCCGGAGAAGATTCTCACGGAAGCGTTTGATCCCGTCTATGGTCTGGAAGGCTATCAGGCCCGCAAGCTGGCTTTTGCTCTGGGGCTGGAAGGGAATGCTCTCAAGAATGCCGAAAAGTTCTTCCGGCAGCTTTCGAAGTTCTTCCTCGATAACGATTGCAGCATGGCGGAAATCAATCCGCTGGTCGTGACCGAAGAAGGCGAACTGCTCGCTCTCGATGCCAAGGTGACGTTTGACGACAACGCACTCTTCCGTCATCAGAACGTGCTGGCTTATCGCGATCTGGCCGAAGAAGAGCCTTCCGAAATCGAAGCTCAGAAGTGGGGCCTGAGCTACGTCAAGCTCGACGGCAATCTTGGTTGCCTCGTGAATGGTGCCGGGCTGGCGATGTCGACCATGGATTTGATCAAGCTGCACGGCGGTGAGCCAGCCAACTTCCTCGATGTGGGTGGTGGTGCGAATGTCGATCAGGTGACGGAAGCCTTCCGCATTATCCTGGCTGATAAGAACGTCAAAGGGATTCTCGTCAACATTTTCGGTGGCATTATGAAGTGCGACACGATTGTGACAGCACTTTTGACGGCCTACGACAAGATTGGCATTCAGGTGCCGCTGGTGGTTCGGCTCGAAGGAACCAATGTGGAACTGGCCCGCAAGATGTTGGCGGAAAGTGGCAAGAAGATCACGACAGGTCTGGATCTGACTGACGCTGCCAAAAAGGCCGTCGCTTCGATTGCGTAA
- a CDS encoding triphosphoribosyl-dephospho-CoA synthase: MQVFQEITETLSRWHQKQARKIEKTVENQALLLGEAIQLACLIEATSRKAGNVHPWASFDDLSYVDFCHAGESLAKFGSQAALDPQPSQETPGSLGMWIEQAVAASHSSSTSNVNLGIVLLVAPLAMTWRTGMTEQTGTTLASWQEAVAHLIATSTTADAAAMYRAILAAKPGGLGKSTTQDVRETPTVTLQEAMHLARDRDQIAACYDDGFASLFQHWLPRLSRWIDELTKANADSCSLATGWEFPPAAWEVATIGLQLELLAHHGDSLIARKLGPEFHREVPLEARKILEAGWPYTTTGWQLYHTFDQWLRADGHQRNPGTTADLIAATWLVYLCRTLSP, translated from the coding sequence ATGCAAGTTTTTCAAGAGATCACGGAAACTCTTTCTCGCTGGCACCAGAAACAGGCCAGAAAGATCGAAAAAACCGTTGAGAACCAGGCACTTCTCCTCGGCGAGGCCATCCAACTGGCGTGCCTCATCGAGGCGACCTCACGCAAAGCCGGGAATGTGCATCCCTGGGCATCATTTGACGACCTTTCCTACGTCGATTTCTGCCATGCAGGCGAATCACTGGCAAAGTTCGGTAGCCAGGCTGCGCTGGATCCCCAGCCGAGCCAGGAAACCCCCGGCTCACTCGGAATGTGGATTGAACAGGCCGTGGCTGCATCGCACAGTTCCTCGACTTCCAATGTGAACCTCGGGATCGTCCTGCTGGTCGCTCCGTTGGCCATGACCTGGCGAACTGGCATGACCGAGCAAACTGGCACAACACTGGCAAGCTGGCAGGAGGCTGTTGCCCACTTAATCGCCACATCAACCACCGCCGATGCAGCGGCCATGTACCGGGCAATTCTGGCAGCCAAACCCGGCGGGCTCGGAAAAAGCACCACACAGGATGTGCGGGAAACTCCCACCGTAACACTCCAGGAGGCCATGCATCTCGCTCGGGATCGTGACCAGATTGCCGCCTGCTATGACGACGGTTTCGCCAGCCTGTTCCAGCATTGGTTGCCACGCTTAAGCCGGTGGATCGATGAGCTGACCAAAGCGAATGCGGATTCCTGCAGCCTTGCCACCGGCTGGGAGTTTCCACCCGCTGCGTGGGAAGTCGCCACCATCGGATTACAACTGGAACTGCTGGCACACCACGGCGATTCTCTGATTGCTCGCAAACTGGGGCCGGAGTTCCATCGTGAGGTTCCCTTAGAGGCCCGAAAGATCCTGGAAGCCGGCTGGCCCTATACGACCACTGGCTGGCAGCTCTATCATACTTTTGACCAATGGCTGCGTGCCGACGGCCACCAACGCAACCCCGGCACCACCGCCGACCTCATCGCCGCCACCTGGTTAGTTTATCTTTGCAGGACTTTATCTCCATAG